ATCACCTCGGGTTCTGTAACCGGGCAACTGGCGTCGTTTGTGGCCTGGACCGAGCAATATCGGGGTGGGGCGGCGGCCCCGGAGATCCCGGTTTATGCGGGAACCGGTTCGATTACCCAGGTGGCCTGTGACATCACGACGCCAAATCTGGTGTTCCCCCTGGGCGACATACCGGCAGGCGATTTCGGCGATACCGTTGGCACCGTCCCGGAACGGGGGCAGAACACGCAGAACCTCGGCCTGAACTGCGACAGTGGCGCCAATATTAACGTCACGCTGAGCGGCGTTCAGTACCCAGGCTTCAGTGATAACAGCGTGCTGGCGCTATCCGGACAGGGCTCGCCGGGCGTTGCTGACGGTGTCGGTGTGCAACTGCTTTATGACGGCAGGCCGCTGGTACTTAATAGCACCATTGCGCTGAAACAGACGACAGGCGGTCAGGAGAGTTTCGCAATCACCGCCCGCTATTATCAAACCAAAACCTCGGTAAGCACCGGAACCGCAAATGCCAGT
This DNA window, taken from Leclercia adecarboxylata, encodes the following:
- a CDS encoding fimbrial protein; translation: MSIIRRLLILLGGVFPLYGYGCNYTTIGAPYSVNYGNIIVQRDVPVGQAISNEIYGSMALAYSCTATGNEGSTTGMKSGVLTYAFTSANGRRVYQTNLPGVGVSIGYYEKTTAGPNSFSGDTWLGADLFTASWSSNPNEVDASNFQPIIQFWKTGNITSGSVTGQLASFVAWTEQYRGGAAAPEIPVYAGTGSITQVACDITTPNLVFPLGDIPAGDFGDTVGTVPERGQNTQNLGLNCDSGANINVTLSGVQYPGFSDNSVLALSGQGSPGVADGVGVQLLYDGRPLVLNSTIALKQTTGGQESFAITARYYQTKTSVSTGTANASATLILTYQ